One region of Ahniella affigens genomic DNA includes:
- a CDS encoding DDE-type integrase/transposase/recombinase: MSYSLEELRGHPAWRGLSAEAREFLAQSLLMPSRDVGSGGFAAVSGAFPSRKVGASIPFESRSAELALAVHMEFDADVLAFYNQLPPVEVRRTRKGGGQYPTSYTADFLVIRKDELKVVQVKTEKELRKLVETRSADWTVIEGCYVDTPASEAFRALGLAHEVVSTQNLDRYRTANYRLLLRSRLAETVCDDQTRAKARAELKAKIVVSLAELAKALGSKDLSPLLQLIDEGELVVDLERSLISSPETCWVSTDRQLLETHRAEWLAPDPAGWALASEIPSEKRARRALEIIDKISVGHMTPSVRRWQRKIQAGKAMGLSVFKSALPNWQQCGNRKPKRPDVVKAFAENVIRDRWGRAERPAKRGTYGEYRLLAKAWHPGLKYVSKPTFLKLLKELEVVLSRRRSGARGENAASPPTAVADRVIVAMRPFEQATCDHYMVDLSCVVAEKDGKRYTKRPIFTVLRDIATGMVLAFWLSFAKPSRVACACVLRSCLRRWGRLPESIIVDRGAEFLSVYFRSLLASLEIELVLRPSAHPRYGSEAERIFGQLKERWLDGRPGNSTDIKEVRSVSGSHRPQATAELTVLDLLNEIDHFLGWFARWGTNHSHRAPQYLFDEGLTRFPFSGRQAVYGPEFEILSAVDVSSFALDPRRGIKIHPYWYWAPELADLNLKKGKVLVRKDPENPYTVYALVHEKWVPCQSSRAQRTVSQTTLQRMAEAVLGTAPNSQLDDAIEDAESDLVIQKRCADERSKARKDVPPETRKPAKSKSSQPAEDAPVSKGEKSIWAQLRSLNIDAAPSGTWSKS; the protein is encoded by the coding sequence ATGTCGTATTCCCTTGAGGAACTAAGGGGGCATCCTGCCTGGCGAGGCCTGTCGGCCGAGGCCAGGGAGTTTCTTGCTCAGTCTTTGCTCATGCCGTCCCGCGATGTCGGTTCGGGTGGATTTGCTGCGGTCTCTGGCGCGTTTCCATCTCGGAAGGTCGGAGCCTCAATTCCGTTCGAGAGTCGGAGCGCCGAACTGGCGCTTGCGGTGCACATGGAATTCGACGCCGACGTGCTCGCCTTCTACAACCAGTTGCCACCGGTGGAAGTCCGCCGGACGCGCAAAGGCGGGGGCCAATATCCGACGTCCTACACGGCGGACTTCCTGGTTATCCGAAAAGATGAGCTGAAAGTCGTGCAGGTCAAGACAGAGAAAGAACTCCGGAAGCTCGTCGAGACGCGATCAGCTGACTGGACCGTCATTGAGGGCTGCTACGTGGACACGCCAGCCTCGGAAGCGTTCCGGGCTTTGGGGCTTGCACACGAGGTCGTTTCGACCCAGAACCTGGATCGTTACCGGACTGCCAATTATCGGCTGTTGCTGCGTTCCAGGCTGGCAGAGACCGTCTGCGACGACCAAACCAGGGCGAAGGCGCGAGCCGAACTGAAAGCGAAGATCGTCGTGTCTCTGGCAGAGCTCGCCAAGGCTCTCGGGAGCAAAGACCTCTCGCCGCTGTTGCAACTCATTGATGAAGGCGAACTGGTCGTCGACCTAGAACGCTCCCTGATCAGCTCCCCGGAAACTTGCTGGGTCTCGACAGACAGGCAGTTGCTGGAGACGCACCGGGCTGAGTGGCTGGCTCCAGACCCGGCAGGGTGGGCGCTGGCCTCTGAGATTCCGTCGGAAAAGCGCGCGAGGCGGGCGCTTGAGATCATAGACAAGATTTCAGTCGGACACATGACGCCATCCGTTCGGCGCTGGCAGCGCAAGATACAAGCAGGCAAGGCGATGGGGCTCTCAGTATTCAAGTCGGCACTGCCCAATTGGCAACAGTGCGGCAATCGAAAACCGAAGCGGCCGGACGTCGTCAAGGCGTTTGCCGAGAACGTGATCCGCGATCGATGGGGAAGAGCGGAGCGCCCTGCGAAACGCGGCACGTATGGCGAGTATCGCCTTCTGGCAAAGGCCTGGCACCCAGGGCTCAAGTACGTGTCAAAGCCAACGTTCCTGAAGTTACTCAAAGAACTGGAGGTTGTACTGAGTCGCCGCCGAAGCGGCGCGCGGGGCGAAAACGCAGCCAGTCCACCGACGGCTGTAGCCGACCGTGTCATTGTCGCAATGAGGCCGTTTGAACAAGCTACTTGTGACCACTACATGGTCGACTTGTCCTGCGTGGTCGCCGAGAAGGATGGCAAGCGATACACCAAGAGGCCGATTTTCACAGTCCTTCGGGATATTGCGACCGGCATGGTCCTGGCATTTTGGCTGTCCTTTGCAAAGCCCAGTCGCGTTGCCTGCGCCTGCGTGCTTCGCTCTTGTCTGCGTCGCTGGGGGCGGCTGCCTGAGTCGATCATTGTTGATCGCGGTGCCGAGTTTCTTTCGGTTTACTTCCGATCGCTGCTAGCAAGTCTGGAAATCGAATTGGTGCTGCGCCCCTCGGCGCATCCGCGATACGGGTCCGAGGCAGAACGAATCTTCGGTCAGCTCAAAGAGCGCTGGCTGGATGGCAGACCGGGGAACTCGACCGACATCAAGGAAGTTCGAAGTGTTTCTGGCAGCCACCGACCACAGGCGACTGCTGAACTGACGGTTCTCGACCTCCTGAATGAAATCGATCACTTCCTTGGTTGGTTTGCTAGATGGGGGACAAACCACAGCCACCGCGCGCCTCAGTATCTCTTTGATGAGGGGCTGACTCGCTTCCCATTTTCCGGACGCCAGGCAGTCTACGGGCCCGAGTTCGAGATTCTGTCTGCGGTCGACGTGTCCAGCTTTGCGCTCGACCCGCGACGTGGCATCAAGATCCATCCTTACTGGTATTGGGCACCAGAACTTGCGGACCTGAATCTGAAAAAGGGCAAGGTTCTCGTCAGAAAGGACCCTGAGAACCCCTATACCGTCTACGCACTTGTCCATGAGAAATGGGTGCCCTGCCAGTCGTCGCGCGCCCAGCGCACTGTCTCGCAGACGACCCTGCAGCGAATGGCAGAAGCTGTCCTCGGCACTGCGCCAAATTCTCAGCTTGACGATGCGATTGAAGACGCTGAGTCGGATCTCGTCATTCAGAAGCGATGCGCCGACGAGCGCAGCAAGGCCCGAAAGGATGTGCCGCCAGAAACGAGAAAGCCTGCCAAGTCGAAGTCGTCCCAGCCGGCCGAAGATGCACCCGTAAGCAAGGGCGAGAAATCGATTTGGGCTCAGCTCCGGTCGCTGAATATAGATGCGGCGCCATCGGGAACCTGGAGTAAGTCATGA
- a CDS encoding RHS repeat domain-containing protein: MALLLILCASNTRASELAVYPAPVTAVELEDPVSPPQEHIDRVEKTKTVVPLDENLFGDSINYYTGTVEFSVTDVSIPGNSNLPVAISRRLDVSTTRSRGAQGRSPHVFEEWDLDIPHLHGVFAASTGWQAGPIANVRCNQSDPNLAKPPQMGSIEADDYWLGNMLYVPGSGDDEIMHLPGSAPNRPTDGQTYRWVTKGLWYFSCLPTTANGVAGDAFLARDPKGNKYWFNQFVEKLYAPVLRGSQTLQQLARRETFILPTRVEDRFGNWVTYSYSAANPRNLTRIEANDGRYLDIVYNTQTGPSSRITSVTDGVRTWTYLYGGSSVGTLTSVVLPDQSSYTYNSSALFDDHVDSTAPTCGGSAPFVYSFEKTLSMTHPSGATGEFRFKFIRNGRTYVPQNCWTADSQSGDRHPLNFVALGLVRKRIVGGLIPSPLEWTWTYPAATYSYDFQCSPSCPISKLITILQPDGSQAELTFGIRYGSNDGLLLSERLTSAGSPLRTTDIDYQIDTAGQNFLATVGTPIRSYGDPSTGKFKPKKSQVISQQGATFSWQVTQSSGVYSFDQFARPLNTLASSSLGYSRSEGKTYQDFPGVWVLSQPGTSTVNGTVVDESTYYSSTGLPFQEFRFGELVRTYSHFTDGLLQSITDGRMKTTSYSQWKRGIPQTVTYADSSSKTAVVDDLGWIASTTNEAGYTTSYNYDSMGRASLIVYPLDSSSTWANTVRNFSRSLGAEFGLPVGTWKQTIETGNSRKHIWYDQLWRPILEREWDNGSPSATQRFVRRDWSSSNHEIFTSYPLNSISVRGDLVLGVSKQFDPIDRIVLESVDTDGELVADATTSYSYGNNFETLVTDPRGFQTRYRYQAFSVPSLDAPSEVFFGENGPLAERVTATLVRDAFGKVTSITRTGNGANATRSMTYDAQQRLCQLTEPESGALVIAYDAAGNLDWSADGRTPAGNCSSARNGVPVQERTIRSYTDRNWLSAVNYPELAGFVSPDTATTYTPDGLVKTAVNANSQWTYDYNSRRQIKSETLVFEGISYGLAWAYDSVGHLGSLTYPAGFVSTFTPNALGQATQNSGLVSGISYHANGAAAGWTYGNGVVRSITQTTRRLQDRIRDVGLGLVLDEDYGYDAGLNLSTVIDGRDVSMNRTMTYDAQDRLKSALGAWGAGNFTYDGADNLKSLVLGGKSYTYAYSSEKLLNVTPSGFPPISYSHDARGNITAKGGITFVWDYANRLVRTNGVSQYLYDAHGHRLMIEKLNPNNQATGDRVFQLYSKNGYLLYEFASLATPPETPLFSNGFENQSTSSNSEVRGLTGADSEAGATSLVPVDSMAQSAGVARYTTYHYVGKQLVARRDAEASGVGLPPNGTAFATFFLHTDTLGSVVAESDGSQNVVRRAHYEPFGMPVSAVASGPSFAGHVLDSNTELVYMRARYFDPDTGRFLSKDLSVPSSFDAEDFNQYCYARNNPYKYVDPDGKFIFLAPLLTLGGTLTAGEAALVWLGLGAIGGTVILESQQQQDQIASSHLTPSYAPLVTRDVEASWVFSKPSDDVDDDTDDSEDEDGDEFDGKQRGRRGNDNNPRHEDGAEPASEKAARDIGDRIKKDLGADAARDFHDAKVGQDRSLAQLKDDARALYEEAGEEVPKWLR, encoded by the coding sequence TTGGCGTTGCTGCTCATTTTATGCGCCTCCAATACGCGAGCATCAGAGCTCGCTGTCTATCCGGCGCCAGTTACTGCTGTCGAGCTTGAGGACCCCGTTTCTCCGCCTCAGGAGCATATCGACCGCGTCGAGAAAACAAAAACAGTCGTGCCGCTTGATGAGAACCTATTTGGCGACTCAATCAACTATTACACGGGGACGGTTGAGTTCTCAGTCACAGACGTATCGATTCCAGGGAACAGTAACCTTCCAGTAGCAATCTCAAGGAGGCTTGACGTCAGCACGACACGGTCTCGAGGCGCTCAGGGTAGAAGTCCACACGTATTCGAAGAATGGGATCTCGATATACCGCATCTTCATGGTGTTTTCGCAGCTTCAACAGGTTGGCAAGCCGGGCCGATTGCCAACGTCCGATGCAATCAGTCAGACCCGAACCTGGCAAAGCCACCTCAAATGGGTTCTATCGAAGCAGATGACTACTGGCTGGGCAATATGCTTTACGTCCCCGGATCAGGTGACGACGAAATCATGCACCTGCCGGGGTCTGCACCCAATCGCCCAACGGATGGACAGACCTACCGGTGGGTGACAAAGGGGCTATGGTACTTTTCATGCTTACCGACCACCGCAAATGGTGTAGCAGGTGATGCCTTCCTGGCTCGTGATCCGAAAGGAAATAAGTACTGGTTCAACCAATTTGTTGAGAAGCTCTACGCGCCAGTGCTCAGAGGGTCGCAAACTCTTCAGCAACTCGCTAGACGAGAAACCTTCATCTTGCCTACTCGGGTTGAAGACAGGTTCGGAAATTGGGTGACATACTCGTACAGCGCGGCTAACCCAAGGAATTTGACGCGTATCGAAGCAAATGACGGTCGCTATCTCGATATCGTTTACAATACGCAAACAGGGCCATCGAGTCGCATCACTTCAGTAACAGACGGTGTTCGAACGTGGACCTATCTATATGGAGGTTCGTCCGTCGGTACCCTCACCTCGGTAGTGCTGCCTGACCAGTCATCGTACACATACAATAGTAGCGCGCTGTTTGATGACCATGTCGACTCAACTGCTCCGACCTGCGGAGGTTCCGCTCCTTTCGTCTATTCCTTCGAGAAGACGCTATCGATGACCCATCCGTCTGGGGCGACGGGAGAGTTCAGATTCAAGTTCATCCGGAACGGTCGCACCTACGTGCCACAAAACTGCTGGACAGCCGACAGTCAATCAGGGGATCGCCACCCTCTCAACTTCGTTGCGTTAGGGCTCGTCAGAAAGCGAATAGTAGGCGGTCTCATTCCGTCGCCACTTGAGTGGACGTGGACGTATCCCGCGGCCACATACTCTTACGACTTTCAGTGCAGCCCTTCTTGCCCTATCTCCAAACTCATCACGATTCTACAGCCTGACGGCAGCCAAGCAGAACTTACCTTCGGAATTCGGTATGGATCAAATGACGGGCTGCTGCTGTCCGAGCGGTTAACAAGCGCAGGATCGCCGCTTCGCACGACAGACATCGACTATCAAATCGACACCGCGGGGCAGAACTTTCTCGCAACGGTAGGCACGCCCATTCGCTCCTATGGGGACCCTTCCACCGGAAAGTTCAAACCAAAAAAGAGTCAGGTCATATCCCAGCAAGGGGCAACATTCTCGTGGCAGGTCACGCAGTCATCGGGGGTCTACAGTTTTGATCAGTTTGCGAGACCGCTGAACACTCTGGCGAGTAGCTCGCTTGGCTATAGCAGGAGCGAAGGGAAGACCTATCAGGATTTCCCTGGCGTCTGGGTTCTCAGTCAGCCAGGGACAAGCACAGTCAATGGAACAGTCGTTGACGAGAGTACCTACTATTCCTCTACCGGACTCCCGTTCCAGGAGTTTCGATTTGGAGAATTGGTAAGGACCTACAGTCACTTCACGGATGGTCTCTTGCAATCCATCACCGATGGAAGAATGAAGACGACTAGCTACTCACAATGGAAGCGAGGAATACCGCAGACCGTGACGTACGCCGACAGCAGTAGCAAGACAGCTGTTGTGGATGATCTCGGATGGATCGCTTCGACAACGAATGAGGCTGGTTACACGACATCGTACAATTATGATTCGATGGGTAGGGCAAGTCTTATCGTGTATCCATTGGATTCCAGTTCAACATGGGCGAACACTGTTCGAAATTTCTCGCGCTCACTCGGTGCGGAGTTCGGTTTGCCAGTGGGAACATGGAAGCAGACCATTGAGACAGGGAACAGTCGGAAGCACATCTGGTATGACCAATTGTGGCGTCCGATCCTTGAGCGCGAGTGGGACAATGGGTCGCCATCTGCGACACAGCGGTTCGTTCGCCGAGACTGGAGTTCGAGCAATCATGAGATATTCACAAGCTATCCGTTGAATTCGATCTCTGTAAGAGGCGATCTGGTCTTGGGTGTTAGCAAGCAGTTTGACCCGATCGATCGTATCGTTCTAGAAAGCGTTGACACCGACGGCGAACTGGTAGCTGATGCCACAACATCCTACTCCTACGGCAACAACTTCGAGACGCTGGTTACCGATCCAAGGGGGTTTCAAACTCGCTATCGCTACCAAGCATTCTCCGTTCCTTCCCTTGACGCTCCTTCAGAAGTCTTTTTTGGTGAGAACGGTCCTTTGGCCGAGCGGGTGACTGCCACGCTAGTTAGAGATGCCTTTGGCAAGGTTACTTCGATTACGAGGACTGGAAACGGAGCGAATGCGACAAGAAGCATGACCTACGACGCTCAGCAGCGGCTCTGTCAGCTCACTGAGCCGGAGAGCGGCGCCCTAGTGATTGCATACGATGCAGCTGGCAACCTTGACTGGAGCGCCGATGGTCGAACGCCCGCAGGAAACTGCAGTTCTGCACGAAACGGCGTGCCGGTGCAGGAGCGGACGATTCGATCCTACACCGATCGAAACTGGCTCTCGGCTGTGAACTATCCGGAACTTGCGGGCTTCGTTAGTCCTGACACAGCCACGACGTATACCCCAGACGGACTCGTCAAGACGGCAGTCAACGCTAATTCGCAATGGACGTATGACTACAACAGTCGGCGCCAGATCAAGTCCGAGACACTAGTATTCGAGGGGATTAGTTACGGTCTTGCTTGGGCATATGACTCTGTTGGGCATCTCGGCTCGCTTACCTATCCGGCGGGTTTCGTAAGCACATTTACGCCCAATGCACTAGGCCAAGCGACCCAAAATTCTGGGTTGGTTTCGGGTATCAGCTACCACGCGAACGGGGCCGCTGCCGGATGGACTTATGGAAACGGCGTTGTCCGGTCAATCACGCAGACGACGAGGCGACTTCAGGACCGAATCCGCGATGTGGGCTTAGGCCTTGTTCTGGATGAAGACTATGGTTACGACGCCGGACTGAATCTGTCAACGGTGATCGATGGTAGAGACGTATCAATGAATAGGACGATGACCTATGACGCACAAGATCGTCTGAAGTCTGCGCTCGGAGCCTGGGGTGCTGGCAATTTTACTTATGACGGCGCCGACAATCTGAAGTCGCTCGTACTAGGTGGAAAGAGCTACACGTACGCGTATTCAAGTGAAAAGCTTCTCAACGTCACGCCCTCTGGGTTTCCCCCGATTTCCTATTCGCACGATGCGAGGGGCAACATTACCGCAAAGGGCGGGATTACTTTCGTGTGGGACTACGCGAATCGGCTGGTACGAACGAATGGGGTAAGTCAGTACCTGTATGATGCACACGGTCACCGGCTGATGATTGAGAAGCTGAATCCTAACAATCAGGCAACTGGCGATCGTGTGTTTCAATTGTATAGCAAGAATGGCTATCTGCTTTACGAGTTCGCATCATTGGCAACTCCTCCAGAGACCCCACTTTTCAGTAACGGATTCGAGAATCAATCTACAAGTTCAAACTCTGAAGTGCGGGGCCTGACGGGTGCGGATAGCGAGGCTGGTGCTACTTCGCTTGTACCTGTTGATTCCATGGCTCAGTCCGCTGGAGTGGCTCGATACACCACATATCACTATGTCGGCAAACAGCTTGTTGCGCGTCGAGATGCTGAAGCGAGCGGTGTCGGTTTGCCTCCCAATGGAACCGCATTTGCGACTTTTTTTCTGCACACTGATACGCTTGGGTCAGTCGTTGCAGAGTCGGACGGGTCGCAGAACGTGGTTCGCCGCGCCCACTACGAGCCTTTTGGGATGCCAGTTTCTGCGGTTGCTTCCGGTCCGAGTTTTGCTGGTCATGTCTTGGATTCGAACACTGAGCTTGTCTACATGCGGGCACGGTACTTCGATCCTGATACGGGCAGGTTCCTATCCAAAGACTTGAGTGTTCCGAGTTCGTTTGACGCCGAGGATTTCAATCAGTATTGCTATGCCAGAAATAATCCGTACAAATATGTCGATCCTGACGGCAAGTTCATATTTTTAGCGCCACTGCTGACCTTGGGGGGAACGCTTACGGCAGGAGAAGCTGCCCTTGTATGGTTGGGGCTGGGGGCAATCGGTGGAACGGTAATTCTCGAATCCCAACAACAGCAAGATCAGATCGCATCGTCGCATTTGACGCCTAGCTACGCACCTCTTGTGACGAGAGATGTAGAAGCGAGTTGGGTGTTTAGTAAGCCTAGTGATGACGTGGACGATGACACGGATGACAGCGAAGATGAGGATGGCGACGAATTCGACGGCAAGCAGAGGGGACGCCGAGGCAATGATAACAATCCTCGCCATGAAGACGGTGCGGAACCAGCGTCCGAGAAGGCTGCACGCGATATCGGAGATCGAATCAAAAAGGATCTTGGTGCCGACGCGGCGCGCGACTTTCATGATGCGAAAGTCGGCCAAGATCGTAGTCTTGCTCAACTGAAGGACGATGCCCGAGCTCTATATGAGGAAGCGGGCGAGGAAGTGCCAAAGTGGCTTCGATGA
- a CDS encoding ATP-binding protein has protein sequence MNNDWKLRAAESLATTKIQHHHYERAVNDLFNALAVALPGEVVVIVGPSRVGKSRALAEALNLLVGTLERGNESPVIKIDAENAGRNGAFSTKDFMRSACEAIGHPIYGFAGSDDPNGMKLAARIERTSEGMLRSAFEKFVVAKSIQYVCVDESHHIEYIQGGSKNAAKVLDSWKCLAHKTQTVLVLVGSYRLLGLLALAPHLLGRQRPIEFPRYREENPDDLEAFEAILTTLSNQLRLGAERQDLRQWNELLFNWSLGCVGHLALWLRTALGRIASRGLSSLNRETLEQTRLPASQAAQILAETLQGEHDIKASPDREAPEQSPGYPSGPRLTAKQSKTSAKPFRAKPARHKAGGRL, from the coding sequence ATGAACAACGATTGGAAACTACGCGCGGCAGAGTCGCTGGCGACAACCAAAATCCAGCATCACCACTATGAGCGCGCAGTCAATGATCTATTCAACGCGCTCGCCGTAGCGTTGCCGGGCGAAGTGGTCGTGATCGTCGGGCCGAGCCGTGTCGGCAAGTCGCGTGCGCTGGCCGAGGCTCTGAACCTCCTCGTTGGTACACTCGAAAGGGGCAATGAATCGCCGGTGATCAAGATTGATGCAGAGAATGCTGGACGGAACGGCGCATTCTCGACCAAGGACTTCATGCGGTCGGCTTGCGAGGCGATCGGGCATCCCATCTACGGATTCGCCGGGTCCGATGATCCCAACGGGATGAAGTTAGCGGCGCGGATTGAGCGCACTTCAGAGGGCATGCTCCGAAGTGCCTTCGAGAAATTTGTGGTCGCCAAATCCATTCAGTATGTCTGCGTCGATGAGTCGCACCATATCGAGTACATCCAAGGTGGCAGCAAAAATGCCGCGAAAGTCTTGGACTCCTGGAAGTGTTTGGCGCACAAGACGCAGACGGTGTTGGTTCTGGTTGGCTCCTATCGGTTGCTTGGGCTCTTGGCTCTGGCACCGCATCTTCTGGGCCGGCAGCGGCCAATTGAGTTTCCCCGATATCGAGAAGAGAACCCGGATGACCTGGAGGCGTTCGAGGCAATCCTGACTACTCTGAGCAATCAACTAAGGTTGGGTGCGGAACGGCAGGACCTTCGGCAATGGAACGAATTGCTTTTCAACTGGAGCCTTGGGTGCGTTGGACACTTGGCGCTTTGGCTTCGAACAGCATTGGGGCGAATCGCCAGTCGCGGACTGTCATCTCTGAACCGAGAGACGCTGGAACAAACGCGATTGCCGGCAAGCCAAGCAGCGCAGATTCTTGCGGAGACGCTGCAGGGCGAACATGACATCAAGGCCTCGCCGGATCGTGAGGCGCCAGAGCAGTCGCCCGGATACCCGAGCGGACCAAGGTTAACCGCCAAGCAGTCAAAGACATCCGCCAAACCATTTCGGGCTAAACCAGCGCGCCATAAGGCAGGGGGCCGGCTATGA
- a CDS encoding IS5 family transposase, producing the protein MDQMSFGDAEYAAKKKQTRREVFLAEMEQVVPWAALLKDIESVYPVAGRGRRPYPVEVMLRVHLMQNWFGLSDPAMEEALYEIVSIRNFAGLTLSGSIPDETTILNFRRLIETNDLASSILERINGHLSRKGLLLKRGTIVDATIIAAPSSTKNSDGERDPEMHQTKKGNQWYFGMKAHIGVDADSGLVHTVVTSAANDADVDHVESLLHGKEETVWADAGYQGADKNMRENHPRKQRFPEWRIAMRRSAIKAMEEGRAKSNIVKIERRKAQVRARVEHAFQKVKCFFGYNKARFKGLAKNTSHIVTLFALANLHRVRKVLLETAGELRPKFAS; encoded by the coding sequence ATGGACCAGATGAGTTTCGGTGACGCGGAATATGCGGCTAAGAAGAAGCAGACGCGTCGGGAGGTATTCCTAGCCGAGATGGAGCAAGTCGTGCCGTGGGCAGCATTGCTGAAGGACATTGAGTCGGTTTATCCGGTCGCCGGTCGCGGCCGTCGCCCGTACCCCGTTGAAGTGATGCTCCGGGTTCACCTGATGCAGAACTGGTTTGGGTTGAGCGATCCGGCGATGGAAGAAGCGCTGTATGAGATCGTGTCGATTCGGAACTTTGCCGGTCTGACGCTGAGCGGCAGCATTCCAGACGAGACGACGATCCTGAACTTTCGGCGTCTGATTGAGACGAATGATTTGGCTTCGTCGATACTGGAGCGGATCAACGGTCATTTGTCGCGCAAGGGCTTGCTGCTGAAGCGTGGCACGATCGTCGATGCGACGATCATCGCGGCACCGAGTTCGACGAAGAACTCAGACGGTGAGCGGGATCCTGAGATGCACCAGACGAAGAAGGGCAACCAGTGGTACTTCGGCATGAAGGCGCATATTGGCGTGGATGCTGACAGTGGTCTGGTCCACACAGTGGTGACGTCGGCAGCCAATGATGCCGATGTTGATCACGTTGAAAGCCTGCTGCACGGCAAGGAAGAGACAGTATGGGCAGATGCGGGCTACCAGGGCGCCGACAAAAACATGCGCGAGAACCATCCGCGCAAGCAGCGCTTCCCTGAGTGGAGGATTGCGATGCGCCGAAGCGCGATCAAGGCGATGGAAGAAGGTCGGGCAAAGAGCAATATCGTGAAGATCGAGCGTAGGAAGGCGCAGGTTCGCGCGCGAGTCGAGCATGCGTTTCAGAAGGTGAAGTGCTTCTTTGGGTACAACAAGGCGCGCTTCAAGGGATTGGCCAAGAACACCAGTCACATCGTCACCCTGTTCGCGCTGGCCAATTTGCATCGTGTCAGAAAAGTGCTACTTGAAACTGCAGGGGAGTTGCGCCCGAAGTTCGCGAGCTGA
- a CDS encoding TniQ family protein, protein MSRAHFLHLPIQGDGTSDVEALSSYLLRQAALHTVGPGTLVRIMLDRLPDLRAQVDARAFRVPITAFIRPNATTEHLVEALSLSTGVPAHEFECMTFLATSQALHRPQGAFAGNLRWCPVCFKEWSESGRQSYFKLIWQLGMVDCCDIHEVKLRDSCPSCGAKQGSECVRDRLDQCHRCQAPLYKSPVRTDLLPSRFKELSALIEHIATHPGKRFPRAGVAGVVSKILDEAWHAESEDELFQVIPRDECVRFANPEEPVTIQAALRIAFWLRVPLVALLEGNVTGTTRPLLSVAGESLPDPIAPRKRGNRVKATEVAPLVSGAVRDAEAGSPVSLKALAQSAGVSVGYLRYRFPAWVNRIASHTREARQRAQTEVTHRIRAAVDDLEPELVGLNGGVLSRKAALKRTVTTTGLPKFRIRAEINSRVTFAAFAPAPPKKH, encoded by the coding sequence ATGAGCCGTGCTCACTTTTTGCACCTGCCAATTCAAGGCGACGGAACATCTGATGTGGAAGCCTTGAGCTCATACTTGTTGCGACAGGCTGCACTCCACACGGTCGGTCCCGGAACGCTCGTTCGGATCATGCTCGATCGATTGCCCGACCTGCGCGCACAGGTGGACGCACGAGCGTTTCGAGTGCCGATCACGGCGTTCATTCGCCCGAACGCCACCACAGAACACTTGGTTGAGGCGCTGTCTCTGTCGACCGGTGTTCCTGCCCATGAATTCGAATGCATGACCTTCCTCGCAACTTCCCAGGCCCTGCACCGCCCACAAGGCGCATTCGCAGGAAATCTTCGGTGGTGCCCTGTCTGCTTCAAGGAATGGTCAGAATCTGGACGCCAGTCCTACTTCAAATTGATCTGGCAACTTGGAATGGTTGATTGCTGCGACATCCATGAAGTGAAACTTCGCGACTCCTGCCCGTCATGTGGCGCCAAGCAAGGCAGTGAATGCGTCCGTGATCGACTCGACCAATGTCATCGTTGCCAAGCGCCGCTCTACAAATCGCCGGTCCGAACGGACCTCCTGCCGAGCCGGTTCAAAGAGTTGTCGGCATTGATTGAGCATATTGCGACGCACCCGGGTAAGCGCTTTCCCAGAGCCGGTGTGGCCGGCGTCGTCTCAAAGATCCTGGATGAAGCTTGGCATGCCGAATCAGAGGACGAACTCTTCCAAGTCATTCCTCGTGACGAATGCGTGCGTTTCGCCAATCCCGAAGAGCCCGTCACCATCCAAGCAGCACTTCGGATCGCGTTCTGGCTCCGCGTGCCCCTGGTTGCGCTGCTGGAAGGCAATGTAACCGGCACGACGCGCCCGCTCTTGTCGGTTGCCGGCGAGTCCTTGCCAGACCCCATTGCGCCACGGAAGCGCGGCAATCGCGTCAAAGCAACGGAAGTTGCGCCCCTGGTCTCTGGTGCAGTCCGGGATGCCGAAGCTGGATCACCGGTGTCACTCAAGGCCCTCGCTCAGAGTGCCGGCGTCTCAGTGGGCTATCTCCGCTACCGATTCCCAGCCTGGGTCAATCGAATCGCCAGCCACACGCGAGAAGCCCGGCAGCGCGCTCAGACCGAGGTCACGCATCGAATCAGAGCGGCCGTCGACGACCTGGAACCCGAACTTGTTGGCCTGAATGGCGGCGTCCTGAGCCGGAAGGCAGCACTGAAGCGGACCGTCACTACGACCGGACTACCCAAGTTTCGAATCCGGGCTGAGATCAATTCGCGGGTCACGTTTGCGGCATTTGCCCCGGCCCCGCCGAAGAAGCACTGA